The following proteins come from a genomic window of Vanessa tameamea isolate UH-Manoa-2023 chromosome 6, ilVanTame1 primary haplotype, whole genome shotgun sequence:
- the LOC113396342 gene encoding uncharacterized protein LOC113396342 — protein MASDSDDLEQSIENLKTTVRKSFAHIYATLKARELKTLRQLDVIRKQCEDNKDLEKNCVQNIKICYSDESTLLDYISKYGVIDFEKLHFDNSTFILEDYISPNDDHMYSYKTIEEITEKEDVEELEAIEEAAIKQITETEDCVCYVNVQTEEVSRKFRDLDTNINTVNVTQNNDEDLKESYQVESLDNSLEEKSECSDIEVKKINPTDDWLNSIKNQTETEPSQVTDVMEHSTITCS, from the exons ATGGCGAGTGATTCCGATGATTTGGAACAAAGTATTGAAAAC TTGAAGACTACAGTGCGAAAATCTTTTGCCCATATATACGCGACCTTAAAAGCGAGAGAACTAAAAACATTAAGGCAACTCGATGTTATTCGAAAACAATGCGAAGATAATAAAGACTTAGAAAAGAATTGTGttcagaatattaaaatatgctacAGCGATGAATCCActttattagattatatatcTAAGTATGGTGTAATTGATTTCGAGAAACTTCATTTTGATAATAGTACATTTATATTAGAAGATTATATCAGTCCAAATGACGATCAcatgtattcatataaaacaattgaagaAATAACTGAGAAAGAGGATGTGGAAGAATTAGAAGCTATTGAAGAGGCAgctataaaacaaataactgAAACGGAAGATTGTGTGTGTTATGTGAATGTGCAAACCGAGGAAGTTTCACGAAAATTTCGGGATTTAGATACTAATATAAACACTGTTAATGTAACTCAAAATAATGATGAAGATCTTAAAGAAAGTTATCAAGTTGAATCATTAGATAATAGCCTAGAAGAAAAAAGTGAATGTTCAGatatagaagtaaaaaaaattaatcctACAGATGACTGGCTcaattctattaaaaatcaaaCTGAGACTGAACCGTCACAAGTCACTGATGTAATGGAGCATAGTACTATAACTTGTTCTTag